One Ignavibacterium sp. DNA segment encodes these proteins:
- a CDS encoding BamA/TamA family outer membrane protein, with protein sequence MIYYFLILAVCFALEVNAQAVSDSLSSQKSHYKTNSTEGDSAEIEISNVTVSALPFALYSEIFGWAVGGFIGVQGLSQSNMSLYAGGLISTNGTKYGFIQFREFYLPFYPRIYITPDLLGGYFGVINIYKDPPNSPPGSDPQFRAGSNESDKNDYIEASGYDQWYEIKFRFLLPVGHGKDEVYFSTKLENGILKSGEMGGTHWNPFKSGRTFIDIKPFYRKRVSLATNGIEFALTRENTDFYVNPTRGSFQKFAFRRDFGWFNTMTPWSVVETDLRWYLPLHEIISDKKSLPKVLALSFWTINTLTWNSYDVIGTELNGNEIKQYHRPPPYTGAYLGGRYRLRAFYEGRFNDRAAIYYGAEYRQIIDWNPFGYWSVTEGLNVHWLQFAVFGEIGRVAPAWDLLTLHSDMKWSAGGGLRIFMNNLLLRIDGAFSREGFYTQMFVDHAF encoded by the coding sequence ATGATCTATTATTTTTTAATATTAGCTGTCTGTTTTGCTTTGGAAGTAAACGCACAAGCAGTTTCCGACTCTTTATCTTCACAAAAAAGTCATTACAAAACTAATTCCACTGAAGGAGACTCTGCTGAGATAGAAATATCCAATGTTACAGTTTCTGCCCTGCCATTTGCACTTTACAGCGAAATATTTGGCTGGGCAGTTGGTGGATTTATTGGAGTTCAAGGTCTATCGCAGAGTAATATGTCTCTTTATGCGGGCGGTCTGATAAGCACAAACGGGACTAAATACGGGTTTATTCAATTCAGAGAATTTTATCTGCCATTTTATCCGCGAATTTATATAACCCCCGACTTACTTGGCGGATACTTTGGCGTTATAAATATTTACAAAGATCCGCCGAACTCTCCACCTGGGAGTGATCCACAATTTCGAGCAGGTAGTAATGAATCGGATAAGAATGACTACATAGAAGCAAGTGGTTATGATCAATGGTACGAAATTAAATTCAGATTTCTGCTTCCTGTTGGACATGGTAAAGATGAAGTATATTTTTCAACCAAACTTGAAAACGGAATTTTAAAATCCGGTGAGATGGGGGGAACTCATTGGAACCCTTTCAAAAGCGGTAGAACTTTCATTGATATAAAACCATTTTACAGAAAGAGAGTTTCATTAGCTACAAACGGAATTGAATTTGCATTAACGAGAGAAAACACTGATTTTTATGTTAATCCAACACGTGGTAGCTTTCAAAAGTTTGCTTTCAGAAGAGACTTCGGTTGGTTTAATACAATGACACCCTGGAGCGTTGTAGAAACTGATTTAAGATGGTATCTGCCTCTTCACGAAATTATTTCTGATAAAAAATCGCTTCCAAAAGTACTGGCATTAAGTTTTTGGACTATCAACACTCTTACCTGGAACAGTTACGATGTGATTGGGACAGAACTAAATGGAAATGAAATCAAACAATATCATCGTCCTCCTCCTTACACCGGAGCTTATCTCGGCGGAAGGTATCGTTTGCGTGCTTTTTATGAGGGAAGATTTAATGACAGAGCTGCTATCTATTACGGGGCAGAATATAGACAAATCATTGACTGGAATCCTTTTGGTTATTGGTCGGTTACAGAAGGGCTAAATGTTCACTGGCTGCAGTTTGCTGTTTTTGGAGAAATTGGCAGAGTTGCACCTGCTTGGGATTTATTAACTTTACATTCAGATATGAAATGGAGTGCAGGTGGAGGGCTAAGAATATTTATGAATAACCTATTACTGAGAATTGACGGAGCTTTCAGCCGGGAGGGATTTTATACACAAATGTTCGTTGATCATGCATTTTGA
- a CDS encoding inositol-3-phosphate synthase has product MEAYKIEKPDNKLGVLIVGLNGAVSTTFLAGIFAIRKNLARPVGSLTQLGKIRIGKRSDHNFPFIKDFVPFTAIEDLVFGGWDIRDENSLEAAKYAKVLNDTDLNNVADELKSIKSMRGVFDHNFVKRLEGSYIKTGKNKYDLMMQLREDIQSFKKTNSLDRIVVIWAGSTETYIEQKEVHSTKENFISGMINNDPDISPSMLYAFASVAEGAAYVNGSPNLSVDISAIVDFANEMNVPVAGKDFKTGQTLIKTVIAPMLKMRLLGLNGWFSNNILGNRDGEVLDDPGSFKTKEESKLSVLNSILQPELYEELYSDYYHKVRINYYPPRGDNKEGWDNIDIFGWLGYPMELKINFLCRDSILAAPIMLDVILFADLALRSNMKGIQEWMSLFFKSPMHSENVVPEHDLFIQSMKLKNTLRKLMNETPITHLESNGVEHIVEESDCYE; this is encoded by the coding sequence ATGGAAGCTTATAAAATTGAAAAACCAGATAACAAATTGGGCGTTCTGATTGTTGGACTGAATGGAGCTGTATCCACAACTTTTTTAGCCGGCATTTTTGCAATCAGAAAAAATTTAGCTCGTCCCGTTGGCTCATTAACCCAATTGGGAAAAATCAGAATCGGGAAAAGGTCTGATCATAATTTCCCATTCATTAAAGATTTTGTACCTTTTACTGCAATCGAGGATTTAGTATTCGGCGGCTGGGATATCAGAGATGAAAATTCTCTGGAAGCAGCTAAATATGCCAAGGTACTTAATGATACTGATCTAAACAATGTTGCCGATGAATTAAAATCTATAAAGTCAATGCGGGGAGTCTTCGATCATAATTTTGTAAAAAGATTAGAAGGCAGCTATATCAAAACCGGTAAAAACAAATATGATTTAATGATGCAATTAAGAGAGGATATTCAGTCTTTCAAGAAAACAAACTCTCTCGACCGGATTGTGGTTATTTGGGCAGGCAGTACAGAAACTTATATTGAACAGAAGGAAGTTCATTCGACAAAAGAGAATTTTATCAGTGGAATGATTAATAATGATCCAGATATTTCTCCAAGTATGCTTTATGCTTTTGCATCAGTAGCCGAAGGAGCTGCCTATGTTAATGGTTCGCCAAATTTAAGTGTTGATATTTCTGCAATAGTTGACTTTGCAAACGAAATGAACGTTCCGGTTGCTGGAAAGGATTTTAAGACTGGTCAAACGCTGATAAAAACTGTTATTGCACCCATGTTAAAGATGAGGCTGCTGGGATTAAACGGCTGGTTTTCTAACAATATTTTAGGAAATAGAGACGGTGAAGTTCTTGACGACCCCGGCTCATTCAAGACAAAAGAAGAAAGTAAATTATCAGTCCTTAATTCAATATTACAGCCGGAACTCTACGAAGAACTTTACTCTGATTACTACCATAAGGTTAGAATAAATTATTATCCTCCCCGCGGAGATAATAAAGAAGGCTGGGATAATATTGATATTTTTGGCTGGCTCGGTTATCCAATGGAATTGAAGATTAACTTTTTATGCCGCGATTCAATTCTTGCTGCACCAATTATGCTTGATGTTATTCTTTTTGCAGATTTGGCACTTCGCAGTAATATGAAGGGTATTCAAGAATGGATGTCGCTGTTTTTCAAAAGTCCAATGCATTCAGAAAATGTTGTTCCCGAACATGATCTATTTATTCAATCAATGAAATTAAAAAATACTTTAAGAAAACTGATGAACGAAACACCCATTACTCATCTTGAATCTAATGGTGTGGAGCATATTGTGGAAGAGAGTGATTGTTACGAATAA
- a CDS encoding HAD family hydrolase, which produces MKTILFDFGGTLDTDGIHWSELFWETYVHFHIPVTKENLRQAFIYSERKIVNIIKPEFNLKQTLEKQLFYQLEYLQNNFFLPSYFSFIVYELSEYCYRHVITTIIKSKELLENLKPQYSLGIISNYYGNLETVLQELSLKKYFSSVIDSTKLGVRKPNEQIFKTALNDLEADPKETIMIGDSYENDIIPAKAIGCFTVWVQNKGWNAPPDNGSADYKIDSITKLPELLESLN; this is translated from the coding sequence ATGAAAACTATATTGTTTGATTTTGGCGGAACCCTCGACACAGATGGGATTCACTGGAGTGAATTATTTTGGGAGACCTATGTCCATTTCCATATACCGGTTACAAAAGAAAATCTAAGACAGGCATTTATCTATTCTGAAAGAAAAATAGTGAATATTATAAAGCCTGAATTTAACCTGAAACAAACCTTAGAGAAACAATTGTTTTATCAATTGGAATATCTGCAAAACAATTTTTTTCTGCCATCGTACTTCAGTTTTATTGTATATGAACTGAGTGAGTATTGCTATAGACACGTCATTACTACAATAATTAAATCTAAAGAATTACTTGAAAATCTGAAGCCGCAATATTCACTTGGAATAATTTCCAATTACTATGGCAATCTTGAAACAGTTCTGCAGGAACTATCTCTAAAAAAATATTTTTCCTCTGTCATTGATTCTACAAAACTCGGAGTAAGAAAACCTAACGAACAAATATTTAAAACTGCATTGAATGATCTGGAAGCAGATCCAAAAGAAACAATAATGATCGGTGACTCTTATGAAAATGATATTATTCCGGCAAAAGCAATCGGTTGTTTTACTGTCTGGGTTCAGAACAAAGGCTGGAATGCACCCCCAGACAATGGTAGTGCAGATTATAAAATAGATTCAATAACAAAATTACCTGAATTATTAGAAAGCTTGAACTAA
- a CDS encoding lysylphosphatidylglycerol synthase transmembrane domain-containing protein — protein sequence MKNKTKSILFILGFAFFVYLIWDFGINNIIDNIQKTGWYFALIIGIWLFIYFFNTVAWNYIINDKRISFSDLFSITISSYALNYMTPFFHLGGEPYKVIALKKHLGLNRALSVTISYLMLHFLSSFLFWIAAIAAIYFWLPVSGTAYLIITVCLAVFLAAAYFFIKGYKNGVTKSFAYFIVKLPLLKKFNGTIRDKEEFLNDVDKNIKELLNNRPGSFLAANIFELLSRLIGTLEFYFILIALGYSPTLFDSLLINAGASIISNLLFIVPFEVGVKEGGLYLTLQLLNFIPLLGVYIGLVNRIRELFWIMIGLLLMVFTDKRNTKKEINKVLIDENYIV from the coding sequence ATGAAAAATAAAACAAAAAGTATTTTGTTCATTTTAGGCTTTGCTTTTTTTGTTTATCTCATCTGGGATTTCGGAATAAATAATATCATCGATAATATTCAAAAAACCGGCTGGTATTTTGCTCTGATTATAGGGATTTGGCTGTTCATATATTTCTTCAATACAGTTGCTTGGAATTACATAATAAACGATAAGAGAATTTCTTTTTCTGATTTGTTTTCCATTACAATAAGCAGTTATGCTTTGAATTATATGACTCCGTTTTTTCATCTTGGCGGTGAACCTTATAAAGTAATTGCACTAAAAAAACATTTAGGTTTAAACAGGGCGCTTTCTGTAACGATTTCATATCTGATGCTTCACTTCTTATCGTCATTTTTATTTTGGATAGCTGCAATAGCCGCGATATATTTTTGGCTGCCTGTTTCCGGAACAGCATACTTAATTATAACTGTTTGTCTTGCAGTATTTCTTGCTGCTGCTTATTTCTTTATCAAAGGATATAAAAATGGTGTAACAAAATCATTTGCTTACTTTATTGTTAAACTACCGCTGCTAAAAAAATTTAACGGAACTATCCGTGATAAAGAGGAATTCTTAAATGATGTTGATAAGAACATAAAGGAATTATTAAACAACCGCCCGGGTAGTTTTTTAGCAGCTAATATTTTTGAATTACTATCCCGGCTGATAGGCACTCTTGAGTTTTATTTCATTCTGATTGCGCTTGGTTATTCGCCGACTTTATTTGATTCGTTATTAATTAATGCGGGCGCATCTATTATTTCAAATCTTCTATTCATTGTTCCCTTTGAAGTCGGAGTTAAAGAAGGCGGTCTTTACCTAACTCTGCAGTTATTGAATTTTATTCCTTTATTAGGCGTTTATATAGGGCTGGTTAACAGAATAAGGGAATTATTCTGGATAATGATCGGTTTACTTTTAATGGTGTTTACAGATAAAAGAAATACTAAAAAAGAAATTAATAAGGTGTTAATTGATGAAAACTATATTGTTTGA
- a CDS encoding Gfo/Idh/MocA family oxidoreductase, giving the protein MLNGAIIGFGNIAQTNHLDAYKNDNIKDRAKIVAAVEPVIENYKENKRNFPEIKFYTTFDELINNEKIDFADITCPPEFHFDIIKKSIENNLHIICEKPFVLNLSEAEKIQKMLLESGNIFIPCHQYKYSPVWINFKKFIDEQSASKKVLAQFNVFRLQADTGLKSTLNKWRTSAQTEGGGVLIDTGIHYLYLVNWMFGKPIKISSHLTTLSHSNYKSEDTAAVIYESEKGIAQITVTWAADKRHNDAKAVCSNGSLFYQSGNKMLKTSADITEELVVPDASEKSHYSALYVKMFSEFFDAVDKKKQNVQWIDEAYQSVYLLNECLRSSELYDVKS; this is encoded by the coding sequence ATGCTTAATGGAGCTATAATAGGATTCGGTAATATTGCGCAAACAAATCATCTTGATGCATATAAAAATGACAATATAAAAGACAGGGCAAAAATTGTTGCAGCGGTTGAACCTGTAATTGAAAACTATAAAGAGAACAAAAGAAATTTTCCTGAAATAAAATTCTACACTACATTCGATGAACTAATTAACAATGAAAAAATTGATTTTGCAGATATAACCTGTCCCCCGGAATTTCATTTTGATATAATTAAGAAAAGCATTGAAAACAATCTCCATATTATATGTGAAAAACCTTTCGTTCTTAATCTAAGTGAGGCTGAAAAAATACAAAAGATGCTTCTTGAAAGCGGAAATATTTTTATACCGTGTCATCAGTATAAATATTCTCCGGTATGGATAAATTTTAAAAAATTCATAGATGAACAAAGTGCATCCAAGAAAGTACTTGCCCAATTTAATGTTTTCCGCCTGCAAGCAGATACCGGATTAAAATCCACACTTAACAAGTGGCGAACATCAGCACAAACAGAAGGCGGCGGAGTTTTAATTGACACAGGAATCCATTACTTGTATTTGGTTAACTGGATGTTTGGTAAACCGATTAAAATATCTTCACACTTAACAACCCTTAGTCATTCAAATTATAAATCTGAAGATACTGCGGCAGTAATTTATGAATCAGAAAAAGGTATTGCACAAATAACAGTTACCTGGGCAGCAGATAAAAGGCATAATGATGCAAAAGCAGTTTGTTCAAACGGAAGCTTGTTTTATCAGAGCGGTAATAAGATGTTGAAAACTTCTGCAGATATAACCGAAGAATTGGTTGTTCCGGATGCATCAGAAAAATCACATTACTCAGCGCTTTATGTGAAAATGTTTTCTGAGTTCTTCGATGCGGTTGATAAAAAGAAACAAAATGTGCAGTGGATTGATGAGGCATACCAGTCTGTTTACTTATTGAATGAATGTTTAAGATCATCTGAGTTGTACGATGTTAAGAGTTAA
- a CDS encoding CDP-alcohol phosphatidyltransferase family protein yields the protein MSQLKSKIDNTFKSRETEELLDKIFYRPLGYLIALGSKKIGMTPNAVTILSIFIGVIAGHLFYYNNLMINMIGILMLISAEALDSADGQLARMTDRKSMYGRILDGFGGNLWFISIYIHLCFRLIESGSSYTIFLLAIIAGISHSLQSAMADYYRNYYLYMVFGENKSEVVKSNELQLLYEELSWRKHFIKKFLMRVYINYTIEQEYFSKKSINLITFVSRQFPDQLPAEIQKMFSEKNKKLIKYYNILTTNTRMMVLFLSILTGYLQLYFIFEISILNILLIWVVYKHEQNSQEILDKAKRLNVENVYA from the coding sequence ATGTCTCAGCTCAAATCAAAAATTGACAATACATTTAAATCGAGAGAAACCGAAGAACTGCTGGATAAAATTTTCTACAGACCGCTTGGTTATTTAATTGCACTCGGCTCTAAGAAAATTGGAATGACTCCAAATGCTGTTACAATATTAAGCATCTTTATCGGAGTAATCGCGGGACATCTTTTTTATTATAACAATCTTATGATAAATATGATCGGTATTTTAATGCTTATCAGTGCCGAAGCATTAGATAGTGCCGATGGACAGCTTGCACGAATGACTGACAGAAAAAGTATGTATGGAAGAATACTTGACGGCTTCGGAGGTAATTTATGGTTTATTAGTATTTACATTCATTTATGCTTCAGGTTAATAGAGTCCGGAAGTTCGTACACTATTTTTCTGCTTGCAATAATCGCCGGTATCAGCCACTCTTTACAATCTGCTATGGCAGACTATTATCGTAATTATTATCTCTATATGGTTTTTGGTGAAAACAAAAGTGAAGTTGTAAAATCTAATGAGCTTCAATTGCTTTACGAAGAACTTAGCTGGCGAAAGCATTTCATTAAAAAATTTCTGATGAGAGTCTATATAAATTATACGATTGAACAGGAATACTTCTCTAAAAAATCTATAAACTTAATCACTTTTGTTTCCAGACAATTTCCCGATCAACTGCCTGCTGAAATACAGAAAATGTTCAGTGAAAAGAATAAAAAACTTATTAAGTATTATAATATCCTTACAACTAATACAAGAATGATGGTTCTTTTCTTATCAATACTTACCGGTTATTTGCAGCTGTATTTCATTTTTGAAATTTCAATACTGAATATCCTGCTTATATGGGTAGTATATAAACACGAGCAGAACTCGCAGGAAATACTTGATAAAGCAAAAAGATTAAATGTGGAGAACGTCTATGCTTAA
- a CDS encoding aspartate aminotransferase family protein, translated as MLTKTKKTKKYSLIKTEIPGSNSLKIFNEEQKFIAPGTQTIATSSKIVTAKGEGALVEDIDGNRFIDFFAGVGVASLGYNHPKYVKYLSNQLAKIHVGSFTTESRAKLVELLAEVSPGDLNRSQFYSSGAEAVEAALRLAKSYTKKYEFISFWGGFHGKTMGVLGLLSDTFKNGLGPLPVGTFSTPYANCNHCPFNETLPVCDFRCVKFIEDKIRYETTNQIAAFIVEPIQGTNGNVIPPKGYLAELQKTAHKIGALLIVDEMITGFGRTGKMFGCQHDDIVPDIITIGKGFGGGFPMTGLLSNEEIINAKPFANPSGSSSSYGGNPIASAAAYITLKIIIEDGLVENSAKVGAFMLERLKAFQEKFDFVSDVRGKGLMIGIELTKNKNSNEKLDKKYTQMIFQECLKRGLIIMGYNPDIRINPPLVITQDIAEEGIEIMEEVFEYVSAQIKN; from the coding sequence ATGTTAACCAAAACTAAAAAGACAAAAAAGTATTCACTAATAAAAACTGAAATACCGGGCAGTAATTCGTTAAAGATATTTAATGAAGAACAAAAGTTTATTGCACCCGGAACTCAAACAATCGCAACATCTTCAAAAATTGTTACAGCAAAAGGAGAAGGTGCTTTAGTTGAAGATATTGACGGAAACAGATTTATTGATTTTTTTGCCGGCGTAGGCGTTGCGAGTCTGGGATACAATCATCCAAAGTATGTCAAATATCTTTCCAACCAGCTTGCTAAAATCCATGTGGGTAGTTTTACTACAGAATCTAGAGCAAAACTTGTTGAACTTTTAGCAGAAGTAAGTCCGGGTGATTTAAACAGAAGTCAGTTCTACAGCAGCGGTGCAGAAGCTGTTGAAGCTGCATTACGGCTTGCAAAATCTTATACTAAAAAATATGAGTTTATAAGTTTCTGGGGCGGTTTCCACGGAAAGACAATGGGTGTATTGGGTTTACTTAGTGATACATTTAAAAATGGATTAGGTCCCTTGCCTGTTGGTACATTTTCTACACCCTATGCAAACTGTAATCACTGCCCTTTCAATGAAACATTACCTGTCTGTGATTTTAGATGTGTAAAGTTTATTGAAGATAAAATCAGATATGAAACCACAAATCAAATTGCAGCTTTTATAGTTGAGCCAATACAAGGCACTAATGGAAATGTGATTCCGCCAAAAGGATATTTAGCAGAACTTCAAAAGACAGCGCATAAAATCGGAGCATTATTAATTGTTGATGAAATGATTACAGGCTTTGGAAGAACCGGAAAAATGTTCGGATGTCAGCACGATGATATTGTCCCTGATATAATAACAATTGGAAAAGGTTTTGGCGGCGGATTTCCTATGACGGGATTACTATCAAACGAAGAAATTATTAATGCAAAACCATTTGCAAATCCGTCCGGCAGTTCCTCAAGTTATGGTGGAAATCCAATTGCATCGGCAGCGGCATATATAACATTAAAAATAATCATCGAAGATGGATTGGTTGAAAACTCTGCAAAGGTTGGCGCATTTATGCTTGAAAGATTAAAAGCATTTCAGGAGAAATTCGATTTCGTCTCTGATGTTCGCGGTAAAGGGTTAATGATTGGTATTGAACTGACTAAGAATAAAAACAGTAATGAAAAATTGGATAAGAAATACACTCAAATGATCTTTCAGGAATGTTTAAAGCGTGGATTGATAATTATGGGTTATAATCCTGATATCAGAATAAACCCTCCTTTGGTAATTACTCAGGATATTGCTGAAGAAGGAATAGAAATAATGGAAGAGGTTTTTGAATATGTCTCAGCTCAAATCAAAAATTGA
- a CDS encoding MlaD family protein — protein MREHRQKSNNLKIGFTVFIGIVILLIFSVLIGTNNFLFSSTYNLFIKLDNTAGLVNGAPVTLGGYKIGEIDDIEFLMVHSKAEIRIKLKIKTEYKSKIRMDSRARITSIGILGEKFIDIKIGSPDENIIPDNSFIEQEQVISIDNISENLKPGIENFNKTLENIKDITEAIVKGNGTVGKLINNSDLIDKLNHILYKIDFTLTSLQNENGSLNKLLTDDKLYNNLSSAITELKLLGDNLNDGKGTLGKLLTNDSLYNNLNSSADQLNIVLKSANQDSTIVNGLLNDKRLYLNLSELIIDMSKLINDIKENPDRYINVSVF, from the coding sequence ATGAGAGAGCATAGACAAAAAAGTAATAATCTTAAGATAGGTTTTACAGTTTTTATCGGCATTGTAATCCTATTAATTTTTAGCGTTTTAATAGGCACAAACAATTTCCTTTTCTCCAGTACATATAATCTTTTTATCAAGCTAGATAATACTGCGGGCTTGGTCAACGGTGCCCCGGTTACATTGGGCGGTTATAAAATTGGTGAAATTGATGATATCGAATTTCTTATGGTACATTCAAAAGCTGAGATAAGAATCAAACTGAAAATAAAAACTGAGTATAAAAGTAAGATAAGGATGGATTCAAGAGCCAGAATTACAAGCATAGGAATTCTTGGTGAAAAATTTATTGATATAAAAATCGGCAGTCCTGATGAAAATATTATTCCGGATAACTCATTTATTGAGCAGGAACAAGTCATTTCAATTGATAACATTTCGGAAAATCTAAAACCAGGGATAGAAAATTTTAATAAAACACTTGAGAATATAAAAGATATTACTGAGGCAATAGTTAAAGGAAACGGCACTGTTGGGAAACTGATTAATAATTCCGACCTGATTGATAAACTTAATCATATCCTGTATAAAATTGATTTCACTCTTACATCACTTCAAAATGAAAACGGATCGTTAAATAAACTTTTAACTGATGATAAGTTATATAACAACCTTTCATCAGCAATTACTGAATTGAAGTTGCTGGGTGATAACTTAAACGACGGAAAAGGAACGTTGGGAAAACTGTTAACAAATGATTCCTTATACAATAATCTTAACAGCTCTGCAGATCAGTTGAATATTGTACTTAAATCAGCTAACCAGGACAGCACAATTGTTAATGGATTATTAAACGATAAGAGACTTTATTTGAATTTAAGTGAATTGATAATTGATATGAGCAAACTCATAAATGATATTAAAGAAAATCCGGATAGATATATAAATGTATCAGTTTTTTAG
- a CDS encoding ATP-binding cassette domain-containing protein: MIKLQNISLRFDERLILEDVSLNVEKNSVHVILGPSGAGKSTILKVILGLLQTDQGKVIIDGKDITTLNEQQILAIRRKIGFVFQGNALFDSLTTAENTAYFLSYFTDKSEEQIKRKVKEILSFVNLNGSENMYPDELSGGMKKRLAIARALATDPKIILFDEPTTGLDPINSKAILDLIKKLKRAGTTSVIVTHILNDAIMIGDVLSVISEGKVVLSGSVKEILQSNNQFIKDFFYEIYYDESTSNKIKAELYERA; this comes from the coding sequence ATGATCAAGCTGCAGAATATATCTTTACGATTTGATGAAAGGCTTATACTTGAAGATGTTTCTCTTAATGTAGAGAAAAACAGTGTGCATGTAATTCTTGGTCCAAGCGGAGCAGGAAAAAGCACTATTCTTAAAGTGATTTTAGGATTACTGCAAACCGATCAAGGCAAAGTTATTATTGATGGAAAAGATATAACAACACTAAATGAGCAGCAGATTCTGGCTATCAGAAGAAAAATCGGATTTGTTTTCCAGGGAAATGCACTTTTTGATTCTTTAACAACTGCTGAAAATACCGCTTACTTCCTTTCCTATTTTACAGATAAAAGTGAAGAACAAATAAAGAGAAAAGTAAAAGAAATTTTATCATTTGTTAATCTGAACGGATCAGAAAACATGTATCCGGACGAACTAAGCGGCGGTATGAAAAAACGTTTAGCAATTGCGAGGGCACTTGCAACAGACCCAAAGATAATTCTTTTTGATGAGCCTACAACCGGATTAGACCCCATTAATTCAAAAGCAATTCTGGATCTCATTAAGAAATTAAAAAGAGCAGGAACTACATCAGTAATTGTTACTCATATATTAAATGATGCAATTATGATCGGCGATGTTTTAAGTGTTATCAGCGAAGGGAAAGTTGTGCTCTCTGGAAGTGTTAAAGAAATACTTCAATCAAATAATCAGTTTATAAAAGATTTCTTTTATGAGATCTACTACGATGAATCTACATCAAACAAAATTAAAGCAGAACTTTATGAGAGAGCATAG
- a CDS encoding ABC transporter permease — protein sequence MMNLVDSKTSFQKSFLDKIKKLQDYTLLVIDIFKLMPTVRKNLDVVLSEMYLIGTKALVLVSLGGLFSGVILAIETGHNLEKFGAAMLISRTISLGMIRELGPVITGLLLAARTSAKNASEIGAMQLSEQIDALCAFGLNPVEKLIVPRVIAALIMFLPLTMIADMSGIIGGMLVTNSTFHIDLAYFWNTAINVLQFKDIFVGVIKPVFFSFFIASIGCYYGLITKGGTTNLGKNSINAVVTSSIVVLFLDFIFTKVVWEIM from the coding sequence ATGATGAATTTAGTTGATTCAAAAACGAGTTTTCAAAAATCATTCTTAGATAAAATTAAGAAGTTACAGGATTATACCCTGTTAGTTATTGACATATTTAAATTAATGCCAACAGTAAGAAAAAACCTTGATGTAGTTTTAAGTGAAATGTATCTGATAGGAACAAAAGCTCTCGTTCTTGTTTCACTCGGCGGTCTTTTCTCCGGTGTAATTTTAGCAATTGAAACCGGTCATAATCTTGAAAAGTTCGGTGCAGCTATGCTTATCAGCCGTACGATTTCATTAGGAATGATCAGAGAGCTTGGACCAGTTATAACCGGTCTTTTACTTGCTGCACGTACGAGTGCAAAAAATGCATCTGAAATCGGCGCTATGCAATTAAGCGAACAAATTGATGCATTATGCGCGTTTGGCTTAAATCCAGTCGAAAAACTTATTGTACCTCGGGTGATTGCCGCACTAATAATGTTTCTTCCATTAACAATGATTGCAGATATGTCAGGAATTATCGGCGGAATGTTGGTTACAAATTCTACTTTTCATATAGACCTTGCCTACTTCTGGAATACTGCTATAAACGTGCTTCAGTTTAAAGATATTTTTGTCGGTGTAATAAAACCGGTATTCTTTTCCTTTTTCATAGCCAGTATAGGGTGCTATTACGGACTAATAACAAAAGGCGGAACAACTAATCTTGGTAAAAATTCAATTAACGCAGTGGTTACTTCATCAATAGTTGTGTTGTTTCTGGATTTCATCTTTACAAAAGTTGTCTGGGAGATTATGTAA